DNA from Phoenix dactylifera cultivar Barhee BC4 unplaced genomic scaffold, palm_55x_up_171113_PBpolish2nd_filt_p 000184F, whole genome shotgun sequence:
CTCTGGGATGGTATTCTTCTGAGTGGCCTCATAAGCGAGGACGCTCTAGTGAATGTAGGCCTAAGCTCGgcgcgtcctcagggtaagagcaacaataggaagcctcttttccctctctcttttttttttcattctgcattctaaTCCTGCTCGTCCTCGCAGACCTCGCAAAAATGATAACCAAAAGCGAAGCTCTGTACGCCCGGTTCCGGAAGAGAGCTGCCGAGCTCGGAGGGGAGCCGCTCGAACCAAAGAAGAAGGCAAAGGTTTCTGCTTCTCAAGTCGACCCCTCCGAAGCTGCTAGGAGGGGTGGTCCGAGCTCGAAGCCCGGAagctcggggggggggggggggggcgactATGGCGCTCGCGTGCCCGGCGCCGCTCTCACAGATCCCTGGTCGGCCTCCCATCCGACCCGAGGGCTCGTCATCCGAGCCGGGCAACAGCCAAGGGGCTGCGAGGCCGCCTTCCCCGGGGGCGACAAGGTCCAGCCTCCCCGACCCGCCGGAGAACGAGAGCCAACAAGAAAGGCGGTCCTATATTGTGGAGTGGACGGTGTCCGAGGGCGACTCAGCCCTCGAGAATATCGAGACGGCGCAGCAACTCTTCCGCGTCGCACTCCTTCCAGCCGACAGGGCGAAGATTCAGGCCATGAGCCTGAaccaatttttggagtcggcccGCCTCTCCGCTGTTCGGGTAAGTCTTTTTGTTTACTGTCACTTATTCCCTACGTCTTTAGCTCTGGTGTTCTAATTCTATTTTTGGCCTAATTTCTGCCTTGATCGCAGCATCTTCACGAGGTCGAGACGCTGATCTCACTTGGGGCGGATTACAAAGAGCGGGCCCGTCGGAGTTCACGGGCTCTGGACGAGGCCAAGCGGAAACTGGCGGAGCTCGAGCTCTACAAGAAGGAGCTCTTGCTCAGAGTAGGCGCCACTGAGGACGAAGTCAAGCTCCTATCGATGGCGCTCGATGAGGAGAAGGCCGCTCATACTCTAGCTAGATCAGAGTTGCGGGCCACCGAGGCTCGCCTAGCCGAGGTGCAATCTCTGCTCGCTATCCGCGAGCAGAGAGCAAAAGAAGCGGAGCAGAAGGCCGAGCGGCTCGAAGCTCGGGAAAAAGAAGCCCAAGAACGGGCTCAGGATGCCGTCCGGCTCTTCCGagaatcggaagagtttcgaGAGCTGCTCGAGGAGGAGGCCGTGAACGGCCTTATCCAGGGTTCAACGACTTCCGCAATCAACTGCTCCAGCTCTGCCCCGATTTTGATCTCAGTCTACTCCAGCCCGGAGCTGGAGTCGAGGGCCTCATGGAGGAGCCAGTCGAGGCGACCGGAGAGGCAGCTCCGGACGCCTCTTTGGAAGGGGCTGCTCGGGGAGCTACTCCCGAGATCGCGCCCAGGGGCACTGAAGGCGGCGAGCCCAGGGCAACTGCCGAAGGGGCCGAAGCCTAGGGCATTGAAATCAAGCCCGTGGAGACCTCAGCTGTTGATGCCGCGGCAACCGCCTCTTAAtcttgtacttttttttttccttttgtaacAGAGGTCGGCCCGTGTCTACCGCACGACGGAGACTTAATTTTGTATTTGGCCCTCGGGCTTTTGAATGAAAACATTCTTTAACTTTCGTTCTTCCAATTCTGGTTTATTTTTTAGTCAATGTCTCCCAATGCTTTGCTTCTCGGATTCCCGAGCTGCTAAGGTACTTTAGATCGAAAGAATGCCCGAGCTTGCTAAGCTCCTGGATTTGAGTCGCCGTGAGGCCCCGCAGCTGGGGCCCCGAGCTCTACGGCCGCAAACCGACCTAGGGTTCAAATAGGCATGCTCGACCAAATTTTAGTCCATAATCGGCTCGGCGGGGGACCCCGATATCGGCCGGGGTACTCTATTAAAAGTATCCAACGTGAAAATGAATGGGACGTGCGTATCGAACAAGACATAGGCGCCAATCAGAACGTACCTTCTCGGAGCTATATGTCCCGTGCCGCGAACTGTTCGTCGTAGAGGACGGCCCCAAGCTTAATCCGAAGCATGGGGTCGTAGCCCTTTGAGCTCGTACATGAAGCTGCCGATGGCTTCAAGGCGCCCAGATCTCGATCTAGGTCTGACATCGGAACCAAGCATCAATGGTCGGTGAGGAtcaagccgagctcgatggtcgatggagatcgagccgagctcgatggtcgatggagatcgagccgagctcgatggctgTTGGGGATcaagccgagctcgacggtcgatggcgatcgagccgagctcgatggtcgatggagatcgagccgagctcgacggtcgATGGACATCGAGCCGAGCCCGACGCTGATGGGGATCGAGCCAAGCTCGacggtcgatggagatcgagccgagctcgatggttggagatcgagccgagctcgatgattgatggagatcgagccgagctcgacggtcgatggagatcgagccgagacCGACGCTGATggggatcgagccgagctcaacaTCAGAGTTCCGAGTTTTTGGCCAAGGCGTCCGACTGTGCTTGGTTCTTGTCGTATCCAAGCCGAGCCGGGTCGTCTGGGAATCAAAGTATTTAGACACCAGGAGAAATTCAGCACAATTAAGCAATTGCGAATAAGTCATTGCAGAAATGTGAGATTTATGATTGAAACGGAGGACCCTTCGGGATTCTATTGGTAGTACACCCGGAGGTTTTCGGaactccagcttcgtggaatgggGGTTCTGTCAAGAGATTCCAGCTTGTACTCTCCGGGTCGCTGGACGCGTGCGACTCGGTagggtccttcccagttcggagccagcttcccttgctcggtcggttgggAGGCTTCTGTCcttctgaggacgaggtcccccactttgaaggATTTAACTTTAACTTTGGCGTTGTAGTATTGCGCTGTCTTCTACTGATACCTCGAcatgcgaactcgggcggcTTCTCTCGTCTCCTCGATTAGGTTCAGGTTATTTCTAAGCTGTGAGGAGCTGGAGCTGGCGTCAAAATGttccacccttggagaaggaagTCCGATCTCCAGTGGGATGACGGCTTCTATCCCGTACGTcagattgaaaggagtttcaccGGTAGGCATGCGGAACGTGGTCCGATAAGCCCACAAGAAGTTGTacaggtcttcgacccactgtcccTTGGAATGGTCGAGCCTggccttgagcccctgcaaaatagtacgattcgttacctcagtttctccgttcgtctgaggatgcgcgaccgaggtgaagcggtgatcgatgccaagctcggagcagaactctctgaaacggacgttgtcgaactggcgaccgttgtctgATATAAAGATGCGGAGGAGACCGAATCTACATATTATTGACTTCCAGAAGAAGTcacgcatcttctgctcggtgatccgggcaactggctcggcttccacccattTAGTGAAATAGTCAATGGAGACGACTAGGAATTTCCTTTGCCCGGTTGCCAGAGGGAATGATCCCAAGATGTCAATCCCCCACTGGGTGaatggccaaggggagctgatcgaGGCCAACGGGGCCGAGGGCCGGCGTTGGACATTGGCGTTTCTCTGGCATCGGTCGCATCTTCGAACGAAGTCGAGGGTGTCCTTCTAGAGTGTCGGCCAgtagtatccttggcgcaaaatCTTGTGCGCTAATGCTTGTCCCTCCAGATGGTTTCAACAAATTCCCTCGTGGACTTCACGCATTGCGTAATCCGCCTCTGTCGGGCGGAGGcacctgaggaggggagaggtaaaAGACCTCCGATAAAGCTTGCCTTCGTATAATATGTACCGAGCGGCCAGGCGCCTGACTCGGTGAGCCTCGCGTTCATCACTGGGGAGGACCTCATCCCTCAAGTAGCTAATGAGCTCGTCCACCCAGCTCGGCTCAACTTCAATGCAAAAGGCTGGCTCGGGATCCTCCGTGCTGGGTCTTTGGAGGTACTCCAGCGCTGCtgctttgggaagctcgctcatgcgagaggacgccagctttgatagttGATCTGCTCCGAGATTTTCCGACCTGGCAATGTGTTGGATGTGGAAGGAGCTCAGAGTCGAAGTGAGATCCCACACTTTCCGAAGATACTCCTGCATCGTGGGCTCTTTGGCCTCGAAGTCACCCAAGATTTGGTTCACGACCAACTGGGAATCGCTGAAGGCCCTTAGGTTCCTTACTCCTAGTTCCTTGGCCAACTTGAGCCCAGCGATGAGTGCTTCGTACTCCGCCGCGTTGTTAGAAGCGGGGAACTCGAAGCGCATggcctgctcggcgaccactccatctggactggtgagaaTGAGGCCCGCTCCGCTACCCTCTGAGTTCGAAGAACCATCAACATGCAAGGTCCATGTCAggctcggggtctgctccactGGCGCTGGCCCGGGCTTGGGCTCGTCTGGCacggtgcactcgactataaagtcgaCGAGTGCCTGTGCCTTGAtcgccggcctgggccgatactcGAGGTCGAACTCCCCGAGCTCGATAGCCCACTTTGTAACTCGATCGGCGTGATCTGAtcgctgcaggatctgcttcaccggttggtcggtcagcacggccaccgtgtgagcttgaaaataaggccggagcctccgagctgagacgACCAAGGCATAAGCggtcttctccagcttggagtattgggtctcggcatccctcaagacccgaCTTGTGTAAtataccggcttttggagcttgctcTCCTCCCgaaccaggaccgagctcactgcTACAGGAGAAACAGCTAAGTataagtagaggagctcaccctgctgAGGCTTCGTGAGCAGCGGAGGAGAGGCAAGAAGATACTTAAGCTCCTCGAAGGATTGTTGACACTCGGCCGACCATAAAAAGTCTtttggcttcttgagggctgcaaaaaacgaaaggcagcgctcggccgatcggGAAACGAATCTTCCGAGAGCTACAACTCGGCCTGTAAGCCgttgcacttccttgactgtcctcgggggcgtcatctcttggagcgctcggatcttctcagGATTGGTCTCGATTCCCCGCTGTGTGATTACGAAGccaaggaacttgcccgaggtgactccgaatgcgcATTTGGCcggattgagcttcattcggTACCTTCGGAGTGTGGAAAATGCTTCACTGAGGTCGGTCACATGATCTTGTGCCATTTTGCTTTTTaccaacatgtcatcaacatagacctccatgtttcggcctatttggtctttgaagatccggctgaccagcctttgattagttgctccagcattctttaagccgaagggcattactttgtagcaataggtacccctgtcggtgatgaaggccgtcttttccTCATCCTCCGGCGCCATCCGGATCTAGTTGTATCCGGAGAAAGCGTCCATAAATGTCAACAGCtcgtgtcccgaggtggagtctacGAGCTGatcgatgctggggagtggaaaactgtcctttgggcaagccttgttcaggtcggtgtagtccatgcacatgcgccatttcccgctggcctttttgacgaggaccacattggcgagccactctggataggatatctcccggatgaagccggccttgAGGAGTTTATCAACTTCCTCAGCTACTGCTCGTTGTCGCTCTGGGGCGGCATTTCGCTTCTTTTGCCGCACGGGTTTACAGGGCTTCacttggagtcggtggaccgcgacctccggatctatcccTGGCATAtctgcgggcgaccaggcgaagacgtccatgTTATTCcacaggaagctgacgaggcgatctcTCTCGCGAGCatcaaggccggagccgacctgcacggttagctcggaaaaattttcttgtaagGGAATTTGAATTagtagctcaccgggctctacccgATTCTTCTGAGGGCCGACCAGTGCCTCTAAGGTTTCGGCCGAGAGCTTGTCTGTTGTTGGAACCGACACCTTGGCTGGTTGCTTCGCCTcatgggtcgccatgtagcaccgTCTTGCTACCGCCTGGTCCTCACGGACTTCGCCGACcccttggctggtggggaatcgcataagCAGGTGGCGGGTcgagaccacggctcgaagaGCGGAGCCCTGGTCGTCCGAGGATGGCATTATAAGCCGAGGGCAGGCGCACCACGAGGAAACCCATCCTCACGATACTTTCTCGGGGGGCGAGCCCAACCGTGACCAGGAGATcgacctcgccctctactgggactgagtcTCCAGTAAATCCGACCAGCGGGGCGTTCATCCTTCGCAATTGCTTTTGTTCCATCCCCATTCTAGAATAGGCGTCaaagtacaaaacattcgccgagcttccattatcaattaggacacgttttacatcGAACCTATTCACAACCATAGAGACGACCACAGCGTCGTCATGGGGGGTTTCAACTCCCTCCAAGTCCtcatccgagaacgagatggttTTCGAGGCGCGCAGGCGCTTCGGGATAGTTCCTTCCTCTGGAGCTCCTCCGACCAAGGCCCCGCCttggatggtgttgatggtgccggcgatgggtctGTTGGCATTTAGATCTTCGGGTTGTGCGGTACTCTCCACTGGCCTTCTCTCTTCGCGCCGGTTCCATACGAACCGGTCGAGCACTCCTCGACggatgagtgcctcgatctcgtcccgaagctggaagcaatcctccgtatcatggccgtgatcccggtggaaacggcagTACTTTCGGAGGTTACGCCAAGCCCCGGGATCTCGTCTCAGGGGCGGGGGCCGGAAATAGTCCCGGCCTTCGATCTCCATGAGAATCTCAGCCCGAGGAGCAGTAAGGGGAGTGTAATTTTCGTACCTCCCGTTGGGTATGCGGGCCTGTGGTGGAGACCTCGGGCGGGGCGGGGACCTTTGCCGAGGTGGTCCCCGCaatcggggtggactcttcagacGAGGCAAATTCTTGGCTCGGCGCGGGGACGGGCTTCTAGGGTGGCCACGCTCTTCGCGACGTCTTTTCTGCTTCTTGGAGGTCTGCTCGGCCCCGCTCCGTCTAACGGCAACAGCTTCCTCGGCTTTcgcatacttccgcgcccgaaccAGCATCTCAGTGAGGTCGGCAGGGaagttcttctcgatggagaagaggaatctataAGACCGGACCCCAGTCTTCAGTACTAACATAgcaattgactggtcaagctcccgaacttcccatgttgcggcggtgaaacGGTCCAAATATTTCCTgagggactctccctccttttgttttatatcgaggagggagtccgaggtcCGCCGCTGGGGTCGGCTGGTAGCAAAATTGCTGGCGAATTGCCTGCCGAGCTGTTCGAAAGAGGAGACGGTGCtgggcttcagcccggtaaaccaaagccgggctgctCCTCGGAATGTTGCTGGGAAGGCTTTGCAcagcatggcctccgaggctccctgCAGGGCCATAAGGCCCGAtaactttccaggtggtcaagggggtcggtcctaccgttgtaaggctccacctagGGCATCTTGAATCTTAgcgggaccggctcatcttCAATTTATTGGGAGAAGGGGGACCTcgtggtgaactcgaagtcaccaTCGCGTCCCGACCTCCTGCCGTGGAGTgcctcaatctggcgctccagcttctcgaccttcttgtcgagctcaTCACTCTGGGGGATCGCCGCGGCGGTCCGCTCCGGCGCAGGTTGCCCCGGGACTGACTCGGCTTCTGATAGTTGTGGCCAGTCACCAAGACCCCTCACCGGGTGTTCCCTCCAGGGGAGGCCTGAGCTTGGGGATCTTGACCTCGGGGGGGCAATCCGCTTGCAGGAGGCACCGGCTGAACTGGGGCTGGAGGGAgtggtgccgttgggatgcccctgggttgcaggccttggacaGCAGCAGCCAAGGCCTGaacctgctgcaccagggcatcaaattgcTCCAGCCAAACTTGGGGAGccgactcggccggaggtggcgagttttggacagagtgtccagggctaggtggaggacgtcgagaggcattagaagctcccttgcttctcagcttcattgtcgcgactcgggcccttcctctagcgccaactgttgctggaaactggacccgggggcgactgTCGGCCGAAATGGAGGAGCTCCGCTACCTGAGTAGCGGGTAGCGATTTATCGgtgggtggcgtcctcctggagacctgtaagaagccggtggccgagctgtccggcgccggccctccgatgcttaagttagtgaAGGATCAATgtgggggaagagagagatcgagggagagagagagggccggAAAGTCAGATCCCCTTCTAAAATGGAggagttccccttttataggggggtcgggttacctgtgatgtgacagaGCAAATCGCTTGTCGTACAATTGTGCATCAATGCCCGATCGTGTAAATCAATGCTGTTACTGTAGGAGATTAGGCCGAAGCTCAAATCGTCGTGGAGTCATGCCATCATTCGTAGCCATGCGGGTTTGCCGTGAGAGGCTCGAAGTCCGTAGTCGATGGAAGCCATActctttaattgttgagtaggcaGAGGGCCTGCAGGTGCCATGcgctttgattgttgagtgaaccggatgTCCGCAGGACCcatacacattaattgttggCGAAGACAAAACGTGGTCTTTTGATCGTACTGCGGGAGGATGTGATCTCAACACGCAGGTCAGACGTCCTAGGGTTGGTAGGGCTATCTGGATGTTGCCAGGCCGAAGGGGGGTCGGCTCGACCGCCCGCGGGTCGAAGGGGTTTGCTCGATCGGCCCCTGCTCGGAGGGGTCTGCTTGGTCGGCCCCTGGGGTAGCGACATTTTCCCCCAACAGtatccatatacatatatatttttccaCTAAAAATAAGATGAAGATGGGAAAAGCTACATAGGAAGGTGCGTCATTGGTGCAAGTCTCCACCATCAATAATGCAAGTCTCCATCCTCTATCGACCATGGTCCACCAGTCTATCATGCAACAACTAccttaattaataaaataaatacgtCCCTCTTTgttctatatcatatatttctttaaatttaaaaaacgtTAGTGTGACAACCACAAGTCACGTATATGGCGCAGCGCACGGATGAGgaaaatgaaagatcttgggttCCCTACATTTACGAATCCTGTCATGTCCATGACACCCTGCAGGCATGTTATAATTATAATGAATGCAATATGGTCCCATCTGGCAAAATTATCAAGCTCATAACAAGCTAGCTTGAGCTTGGATAACACAAAGAAAATTTGGATAAGAAAATCTGGGCTCAAGTTCAACCCAACCTATTATCATCAGATGTGGACTAAATTAAGTTCCTCTCAGaattcaaaaaaagaagaagaaattgcaCTGGAGTTTTATCCATGACACTCTTGGATCGGGTCAGGTAGTTGATGGGATGGAACAAATTGCCACCCTACTCTTCTTTGTTCCCACACCTAATAATAACCCAGGTGGTGTTTGGTGACTCAAATGAAATTGCTAAAGTAGTCTTAGATTATTGGTGATTCTTAATTGTGGATTTTTGGAATCTTTAATTAGTAGAATATACCATATTAAACACATTGATCTGAGATCGTAATGGATGAAATTACCTCGGTACGAGGATCACCAATAATTTAGAATTATCATAGTGATCCCATTTCGATCACCAAGAGCCACCTTAATATGTAACACTTTCAACTCTCTCAACAACTTTGACAACCTCACCTCCTTTAAATATCCTCTACACTCTGATATTGAAGCATAAATGAAAGTCTAAGAGCAGCACGAGTGTGCAGAGTTTTCAGATCAAATTAGCAACCCCTCATATCTCATTGATCGTGAATACTACAATCTGATTGCAAAGGTATTATTTTATGATGTATATCTTTTCTTGATAATTATCAATACTGTTGTATATTATTAGAATTAATTGTTATTGTTGTGTTGTTAGCCATGCTACATAAGGAGTAATTAACTTACAATGAATATGAGAAATCAAAAACCCTTTCCATTGCGTCCCTTTTATAGAGCAGTATGTTTTTCCATATACGTGGGCTCGTTGATAAGAAAATGTGGAAAATAAAGTCTACAAAACGAGTATGAGTTGATTACTTGAGTATTGACATATAAATTCAGTATGTCTGACTGGATGGGTATCGATAATTGTTAGTCAAAAAAATATGTGCGCTAAaagaattaatcatattttgagtttcgaatcaattgattaaatcaaTAAGTTACCATTTGATTTTAGTGAGGAGATGAACTTAGAAGATCGAACTCGTCAATAAAAACAAAATCTACATATTTATAGGCCAAGTAAATCCTGTTTTAATATTAGTTAAAGCTATACTAAGTAACTAACAAGAACGAATCAAATAAAAATTCTGAGCTAAGCAATTTTGATCAAACAAAACTTTACGCGAGTTATATTGTTCATAACATCCTTTCTGCATCTGCTaatgattttgaattttataatcaaataataaaagtattgatttcttatgtatttatATTTCATGCATATTGCAAAAGCATAAATAATGTGACTTCTTGAGACAAAGACAAAGCTGCTATTAACAATAACATAAAACTATTGAAaccttttaatttaatattattacttTTTCTGCAAATAGCTTTCCAAATAAATGCtggtataataaaataaattattatagATGTTACATGGTATGAAGCATGTTGCGGAAAATGCTTCTTTTAGAGTACTACCTAAGTATATACAGTTGATGACGGTCTACTTCCAAGATACAATAAATCACATTGAAGTTCGCTCTAATGAAGAAGAATTAAGGCCGAACCAGAACCGAGCAAACTCAAATGTactgaaaattaataaaattagtTAATAAAAAAtctctattaattttttttttgctaaggcggatggatcatacctgacgagtatggatgcacccaataaaatcaaaaaatagaatACCTTGGAGTGTCAGGGGCAACTCCCATCTCCAGTCCACAGGATACTATCAGAGTGACTAGTTACATAAGCAGTCTCCCAATCTACAGCCCCATTAGCTTCACGGAACACATACTTGGCCTGAAAGGACCCTCCATCCCTCACCATTGTCCAGATATCTCGGAGCAAAGGGTGGACGCAATCGTTGCCCCTTGGGCCCTCTAGATCCAACTGATGACAGTGGCCAAGTCCCTCTCCAGAACGATGGAAGCAGCCCATAAGACACACCGGGCGTGACAAAGGCCTGCCCAAGCAGCCCGCAGCTCCGCGTCCGGAACCGATATGTTAAAAAGTTGACTGCCCCTACATCCACAATCCTGACAGACGGGTTccgaataacaaaacccgcATCGCCCCTCGTACCTCTGTCTAAGACACATCCGTCGAAATTAACCTTGAAGAAATTCGGATGTGGGGGTCTCCCAAGTGAAAAACACCGTGCGGAATATTACCGAAGCAGAAAGAGAACCCCAGGTGTCTCAAACTATCAAGGTCCCTTCAACAGGTGTGATGAGACTGAGCACCGCCGCCTGCACACGGACACTCTTCATTAACTCTCTTTTATGTCAATTCAATCCTCGCTTATCAAATATTAAGAGTTATATTTGAGTTTACTCACTTAGCACTCAATTTACTCTCATAATTCTCTTCACTGTTTGCATGATGTTGTTCAAATGGATGGGAACAACAATCATCTTCTCTATTCATAgatatatgaataaaaagaggaGTGTTACGGGATATTCaggcatctttttattggaTGCATCCTTTCATCATAAGATCAAATGCATCAAGATGTATGTTGTCATGGGAACGTGTCTCTTCATAAAAAACTGTGTCTCTTCATTAAAAACTAATTTCTTATGAGAATCTTTTGAGGCATTTATTTGC
Protein-coding regions in this window:
- the LOC120105047 gene encoding uncharacterized protein Mb2253c-like; translated protein: MRFEFPASNNAAEYEALIAGLKLAKELGVRNLRAFSDSQLVVNQILGDFEAKEPTMQEYLRKVWDLTSTLSSFHIQHIARSENLGADQLSKLASSRMSELPKAAALEYLQRPSTEDPEPAFCIEVEPSWVDELISYLRDEVLPSDEREAHRVRRLAARYILYEGKLYRRSFTSPLLRCLRPTEADYAMREVHEGIC